The Candidatus Babeliales bacterium DNA window ACCTGCACGCTTTGACATACGCACCAATGCACCATCTTCTGAAATCTTAACGAGCTGATACAAAATAACATCAAGGGGATAATCCGTGTAACCTAGCCCTTGTTTTACCGCGTTTAAGCGTACAACATAACTGTGGTGATCGTGGCCGAGGATATAGATAAAATTATTAAATCCACGATCCGCTTTATTTTTAAGATAGGCAACATCTGCTGCAATGTAGGTATATTCACCCGTTGATTTTTTTACTACACGATCTTTATCATCACCATATTGTGTTGTTTTAAACCACAAAGCACCTTCGTGTTCATACAACAGATTATGGTTTTGCAACGCTTGTAGTGCTTTTTCTATTGCATCGCTATCATGCAGTGTTTTTTCAGAGAACCACACATCATATTCAATACCATAATCTTTGAGCGTACCTTTTAACGCTTCAAGTAAATTCTCTTTTGCGTAATTCGCAAAAAATGAGTCTGGTTTCTCAAAAAGTGCTTGCCCATATTCAGCAAAACAACCTTGCGCAAGATCAAGCAAATATTCGCCATGGTAACCATCTTCTGGAATTGTTGCTTGCATACCTGCTGCTTGCAAACAGCGAATTTTAAAAGATTCACCAAGTTTCTGTATTTGATTACCTGCATCATTGATATAAAACTCTTTGGTAACATTATGCCCAACAAATTTCAATACGTTGCCAAGCACATCACCAATAATTCCACCTCTTCCATGACCAAAATGCAATGGCCCAGTTGGATTGGCACTCACAAACTCAAGTGAAACGTTATATTTTTTTTCAAGAATAGGCTTGAAGAAGTTATTTTTTTGTTCGTATAATTCTTGAGCAAGAAGCTTAAAAGTATCTTCTGTCAAAAACATATTGACAAAACCAGGGCCAGCAATTTCAATCTTTTCTACCAATGGATGCTTAAATGTTGTAGCAATTTCTGTAGCAACTTCGCGAGGAGACTGCTTTAATACTTTACCCAATACCAAGGCAATGCTCGTGGATAAATTACCAAATGCCTGTTTTGCTTCATCAACATTGATGTGTAAACGGGAATGTTCAGTGCTAAGCTCTTCTCCCGCTCGTCCTGAGCTTGTCGAAGGATGAAAAAATAAATTCTTAATATGATCGGTAAATGCTTTTTGTATAGAATCGATACTATTCATATGGCCCACTAATTTGAGTTCGTATGCTTCGACAGGCTCAGCACGAACGGGATATAAAATTCACACTCCGTTCGTCCTGAGCTTGTCGAAGGAAACGAACGATTCTTAGTTAAGTGATTATTTTACATTTTACCACAAAGATGAATATCTCGATAGTCGCAACAAAAACAAATAAATGGCCCCCTTTTGACCATAATAGCCAAAAGAGGACCATTGTATTAATTATCGATTCTCATCTTATACGAACACATAAACCATTTTCGTACCATCACTCGATACATCACCTAATCGGACTACAATATTCTTAAACCTGCGAACACATAAACCATTTTCGTACCATCACTCAATACATCACCTAATCGGACTACAATATTCTTAAACCCATGTTTCTCATATAATTGAGCGACACTTGCAAGCACTTCGGTTGTTCGTTTTGCTACATAATCAGCAAAGCTTAGATCATCCGTTGGAAAAGCTTGGTAAAGAGCAACGTCATTGTTAAGTTTTTCTAGCAACTCATTTTTCGCTAATTTAATGTTCGCATCCCTATCTTCCATCATAACCAGTTTGTTGATCATAT harbors:
- the argS gene encoding arginine--tRNA ligase — translated: MNSIDSIQKAFTDHIKNLFFHPSTSSGRAGEELSTEHSRLHINVDEAKQAFGNLSTSIALVLGKVLKQSPREVATEIATTFKHPLVEKIEIAGPGFVNMFLTEDTFKLLAQELYEQKNNFFKPILEKKYNVSLEFVSANPTGPLHFGHGRGGIIGDVLGNVLKFVGHNVTKEFYINDAGNQIQKLGESFKIRCLQAAGMQATIPEDGYHGEYLLDLAQGCFAEYGQALFEKPDSFFANYAKENLLEALKGTLKDYGIEYDVWFSEKTLHDSDAIEKALQALQNHNLLYEHEGALWFKTTQYGDDKDRVVKKSTGEYTYIAADVAYLKNKADRGFNNFIYILGHDHHSYVVRLNAVKQGLGYTDYPLDVILYQLVKISEDGALVRMSKRAGAIISLQDIINTVGKDVARFFYLNRKADAQLEFDLGLALKKTEENPVYYVQYAYVRTGSILEKASQSSDLHSINADDAQHIGHEEAFLLKKIVFLEQLLLDIATNHQTHLLAYYVVELAQLFHRYYSHVRVIDVENIEKSRGRLLMVALVRDTIALVLDLLGVSHPEKM